TTTCAGAACAGCCTAAAGATAAGTATCAATACATTAAAACAACCACTGAGGAGACTGAAGAAGCTTACATAATTAATGAAGAGATAGCCGATGTTGATATTGAAATGGCTAAGAGCATTAAGCTAGAGGAGCTTAAAGAGTGGGCTAAAGAGCAGACTAATAGATGCAAGATTAATCTAAAGGGCTTTGGGGTAATTGACGGAGGCTATAACTATATAGCCAACGCAGAAGCTTTGATAAACACTTATGAGATAAACCCTCAGAAAGTGTTTAGAATGTTTGATGATAGTTTCAAAGAGGTAACAATTGAGCAGCTTCACTCTATCAAAAAAGCTATTGAATACGCAGGGGTTCTCATTCATGGCATCAAGTGGAATATTGAAAATACTATCTCGCAGGCAACGTCAATTACCACGCTAAAAGCCATCCAATTCCCAGATACCATTGATGTAGATTTAACAAAGGTTGAATAGTGATAAAGCGACCTATATTAAAGCCGGTTGGTAAAGACAAGTTTGAGTTAGTAGAACCATATACATATAGGGGAGTAGAAATTCCCATAGGATATAAAACAAACGGAGCAAATATACCTAGAATATTTTGGAGTATATTCCCTCCAAACTCACCTGAATACCTATCAGCTATTGTAGTGCATGACTTTATGACAGAGGGCAATAGAACTCCTAAAGAATATCTTAGGGCTGATACATGCCTTAAGGATATGATGCTAGAGCTTGGGGTTTCTAAGATTAAGACATGGATATTTTACATTAGTTGTAGGGCTTATCATGTGGTTAGGTATGGAGGGGTCTAGTAGTGAATCTTTTATCAACTCTTTTAAAATTTGTAGCAGGTAATAAGATGTGGATAATAATCATCTCTGCATTAGTAGGAGTTGCAATCGGGCTTTTTATTTTAGTTAAAACACAAGACAGCAGAATAGACAGCCTTATAAAAGAGACAGCCAGGTTGCAAGCAGAGATAAAAAGCGAAAAGACAAAGCACGAAATTTCAAAAGCAGATCTGCAAACTTGCAAATCAAAAATCGACTTGCAAAACGCAGAGATAAAGCAAATTTCAATCGATAATGAAAGACTTAAAAACATTCAGCCTGAAATAAAAAAAGAGGTAGAGACAAAGTATAGGACTATCAAGGTGCCTGCAAAAGATAGCAAATGTGAAGCAAAGCTAGTCTACTACGAAAATTTATTTAAGGAGCTAGGAAGATGAAAACTACAAAGACAGCTCCAAGAAGAGCGTATTTAATTTACAGAGTTAAGAAGTTTATCCTGGCAAGAGCTAGAGAGATAACCTTTTATCTCATTTTAACAAGTGTGATCTTGCTAAGCGGTTGTAGCGCAAAGCCTGAAATCATTACCCGCACAGAATATCAAAACGTATATGTGCCGGTAAAGTGTGAGGTTAAGCTACCCGAGAAGCCTAAATTTGATCAAGATAGACTAGATAGTGCAAAAGAGATAGCAAAATATTACCAAGAGGCAGAAAGGCTGCTAATGGAGTGTGTGGATGAATGAGATACAAAACTTTTTTAGTAATTTGCATGTCTATTGGCAAGCCGCAATCATAGGTATAGCAGGAGGACTTTTAGGCAAGGATGAAAAAAACTCTTCAATGAATAATGTTAAAGGGTGGAGGTTTCATCTCTCAGGCATTGCCGCTTCTACATCATCTGCTTTTACCTGTTTGATAGTCTATCTCATAGTTCACCCAATAACAAATAGTGATGAATTTTCGTTAGGCATAGGCGGATATTGCGCTTGGAGAGGTGCTGAATGGACTAAGCACAAAATAAATAAGCTTTTAGATAGAAGACTGTCAGGAGATATTGATCATATAGATTATTCTTATGTTGGAGGCGCTGATGGTGCAACTGTTGATAGGCGTAAAAAGCATGAAGATGATGAGAGTGAATACCCACGTCCTCCAAGAGTTGATATGAACGAAAACTATAAGATGATGGAGTAGCGATGTCAAAAGATAAATTTTTAGAAGCAGTAAAAAATAAACGCACTAAATGCGTGGTTTATACTCGTGTAATGGGCTATCACCGTCCCGTAGAAAGCTTTAACGTCGGTAAAAAAGGCGAGCATAAAGAAAGAGTGAAATTTAAGGAAAGACATGAAACTAACAATACGAAGATTTAAAAATATTTTTGATGGCACGATTGGTAAATTTAGGTTAGAAAATGATGGGCAAATTTTGCTTGATGGATACTCTCTTGAGCCAAAGGGTGCAGACACTACCGAGCCAAATAGAGATAGAAGAGTTCCGCAAGGACTGTATCACATCTCTTGGCATCAAAGCGCAAGATTTAAGCGAACATTGCCACTTTTATATAACGAAGTGGTGCCAAAGAAAAGATATATCCTAGTCCATGCCGGTAATTTTCCAAGAGATACTGAAGGCTGTATTCTTTTAGGCAATAGATACGACGAAAAAGGAGTTTATCAAAGCATGAATACGCTTGAAGCCTTTATGTCCCATACAAAAGGCAAACTCTTTGAAGTAGAAATCATAAACGATGGTGTGTAAAAAATGACACAAGAAGAACAAACTCAAATAGATGTATTAAAACAAGAAATAAGCAAAATAAAAGAAAGCGTCCTTGCTATAAAAAAAGATATGGAATCAATTAATAATTCAATATCTGGTCTAAGTAATAGGATTTTTACGATTGAAAATAACGGTATAAAAAGCGCAGTGGGGAATATGCAATCTTCATTAAAAATTCAAGAGATCAAGGTCTCAAAACTTGAAAGAGAGAAAAAGTATGGAAGATTTTAAGGAAAAATATAAAGAGGTTACAAAAGAACTTTTAAGGCTTAGTGTCGAGGAAGATACTCCATATAAAGCCACTCTTGATTTTTTAGACCAAAAAATCAACGAACTTGCGGTAAGTAATGAATATAAGGTGAAAATGCTGAGCGCCATGTTGCCAAATTTAGTGGTTCCTTTTACAACTTCTGCAATGCAACTTGGAATTGAATTGACACATAAACATTTAGCATTTAACACCGAACTTGATACCTTAAAAGAACAAGGTGAAAGCATAAAACTGAAAAATGACGAGCTTAGAGAACACAAAGATCTCAAAAAACAAGGGCTTGAAAAACAGAACGAGCTTTTAGGCGCACAAATAGCAAAACTAAAAAAAGAGACAGCACTAGCGGGAAGCCAGCAGCAAGCCATAGATAAACAAGTAAGCGATAACAGAGTGATAAAAGTAGGCGCAATGATGCAAGATTTTGTAACAAACAATCACGCACACAGTATCAATGTCCCTAAGAGCATGATTGAATATTTTTTCAATATATTGCAGGGGCTTATCAGAAACGATCTGCCAGGTCTACAGCCCCCAACAGATTTTGATATGCCAAAAAAATGAGCTACATAGGGCTTGAAAAATTTCTAAACATAACTAACCCTCCGATAGGCGATGTGTATGATTTTATGGCTGGAGCGTTATTTGACGGCAATTACGCTGACGGATACGCCTATAACGCGA
This Campylobacter sp. RM16192 DNA region includes the following protein-coding sequences:
- a CDS encoding DUF1353 domain-containing protein, coding for MIKRPILKPVGKDKFELVEPYTYRGVEIPIGYKTNGANIPRIFWSIFPPNSPEYLSAIVVHDFMTEGNRTPKEYLRADTCLKDMMLELGVSKIKTWIFYISCRAYHVVRYGGV
- the nrdD gene encoding anaerobic ribonucleoside-triphosphate reductase, coding for MSKDKFLEAVKNKRTKCVVYTRVMGYHRPVESFNVGKKGEHKERVKFKERHETNNTKI
- a CDS encoding DUF5675 family protein → MKLTIRRFKNIFDGTIGKFRLENDGQILLDGYSLEPKGADTTEPNRDRRVPQGLYHISWHQSARFKRTLPLLYNEVVPKKRYILVHAGNFPRDTEGCILLGNRYDEKGVYQSMNTLEAFMSHTKGKLFEVEIINDGV